A single region of the Asterias amurensis chromosome 19, ASM3211899v1 genome encodes:
- the LOC139951272 gene encoding uncharacterized protein isoform X1, whose product MESSELIVTDHVLTSEELNDLRMNSGWEDSIKRTQKIIQDGSLELTETGKALKVQSERPHLVSLGGSRISTAITLLPLQEGKTCIGTLDAKTPQDIVIQGKNVEPEQCWIENRNNTVTLIPLGPCTVDGDTVVDPTRLTQGAMLCFGKSCYFRFNNPSEAKQLKQGTSLNITQQHVPGSLDFANSNTDRLNANVTTSTTQQNGVSHHMDYTPARVQHIPTVCFTNSNSNHNADTRSNRLEQSIEAELKEIMRQVSTEDEYESEMYSNKYAMMESPEKDYIHEPRDIIPSTSSTDSSGSEMWPEAGHLESSASPLFFSNHGEIRETAITDDDIDGEESEANATSEYQPPVSTIRSKFEEVIKNNSPSPTRKHFHIPTSPRGTLEKDHHKIGPQSPTRVKLGQSSLYTNKNSLTTQTRRSENDRSSSDSSLSSTSLTTVTSTATTATTEREWSGSDQSGVSVTLTSSLSDVKSTNSTVSIETPGSASSVVHRDPLKMSSPVPPLSPDQRFFAPPETDIRHTLIVDPDDFDDATQKELCKIHMQAVAQRKEAEKIATLERQRMEEILNICAEYEAQEKDGKPHPKKKPAPPGGNFSPPQLPQVSVKQAEAKETSPPRKETDNNEEQNGIPAASSPKASSMAANLGIKVIIDSPIVRSNTSLQETPHKEMNQAASPRDQNVWYEPLKDVSSTAPSCETAQSPRSNGEQSPPPKPPRSTTVNSEAEPESMNTKDIATAISKLEEARDNSIQKIEALERKLDDLEVQESEMLREMEIEAALLEGEHRSELTQLQQQQQHIGTLKRTKHRLDRHASAERERERKQVDQARFELKRLEQRHLETERQLEACPIEDTARKQALLSQYQREAEKLEVERKRFEDLEFQQLETEARIEEEREIMEHELSLEESKEEEKVKTRKVNVTDIDKQMTHVITDAKIEAEKLEHHQKETERDLAKEKIRLGDIERQYNRLLLYYSKKSSLPRDGESPDLIKIRELAERRLRLQPEMSLSDEFLAKRKYNSLPRDLKGGPPSDSSSSPSQLSPASSHNSLPRKGGTLGDIERNRRMTLEETGDRLIEEEKQRLCDLRRRATNEARVQWEERKQREQHLSMPLLSPGSLHGGPASPTTSAYSSPCQSIGSPLPLVVDSPMSDCTSVSSFESLDGHLETSGVYSGNSTPSRTFSAGFTKEERDKLSEMERLLKEAQAEKQALLDQQVPNKARHHIQPVNRLRQAEEQLLRDEQHKREELERQLMDETERREELVNTQVRMREKQRSVQSRPLTRFLPCSSQDFDLRNHIENAGHNVQICKELTISRNTCRGYMIKMGGRIKTWRRRWFVFNRVKRSFLYYSSDRDELRPKGGMYFQAIQDVYFDHLRPHKSPDPKLTFCVKTKERTFFLVAPTAEAMRIWMDVIVTGAEGYKEFQ is encoded by the exons GTGCAATGCTCTGCTTCGGCAAATCCTGCTACTTCCGATTCAACAACCCCTCCGAAGCGAAACAGCTCAAACAGGGGACTTCCCTCAACATAACCCAGCAGCATGTCCCCGGTAGTCTAGACTTCGCAAACAGTAACACCGACCGACTTAACGCCAACGTGACAACATCGACGACACAACAGAATGGCGTATCGCATCACATGGATTACACGCCAGCTCGGGTGCAGCACATCCCGACTGTGTGTTTCACGAACAGCAACAGTAACCACAACGCGGACACTCGGTCGAACCGGTTAGAGCAGAGCATCGAAGCGGAGCTCAAGGAGATCATGAGGCAAGTCTCGACAGAGGATGAATATGAGAGCGAGATGTACTCAAATAAATACGCAATGATGGAATCTCCCGAGAAGGATTACATCCACGAACCTCGGGATATTATCCCCAGCACGTCGTCGACGGACTCGAGCGGCAGCGAAATGTGGCCAGAAGCGGGGCATCTTGAGTCGTCTGCGTCCCCattatttttctcaaatcacggtGAGATCCGAGAAACTGCCATCACTGATGATGATATTGATGGAGAGGAAAGCGAGGCAAATGCAACGAGCGAGTACCAGCCGCCGGTCAGTACGATAAGGTCAAAGTTCGAGGAGGTGATCAAAAACAATAGTCCGAGCCCAACCAGGAAGCATTTTCATATCCCGACGAGTCCACGTGGAACTCTAGAGAAAGATCACCATAAGATCGGCCCGCAATCCCCTACTAGGGTCAAGCTGGGTCAGAGTAGTCTATACAccaataagaactcactcaCCACCCAGACTCGTAGGTCTGAGAATGACAGGTCTTCGAGCGATTCGAGTCTGAGCTCAACGTCTCTCACGACGGTCACGAGCACCGCAACGACGGCAACAACGGAGAGAGAGTGGTCAGGATCTGATCAATCCGGAGTCAGTGTGACTCTGACGTCTTCACTATCCGACGTCAAATCCACAAATTCAACGGTCAGCATTGAGACTCCGGGCTCGGCGAGTTCGGTCGTTCACAGAGATCCCCTCAAAATGTCCTCACCTGTCCCTCCTCTAAGTCCAGATCAGAGATTCTTTGCTCCTCCCGAGACGGACATTCGTCACACCCTCATTGTCGACCCGGACGATTTTGACGACGCCACGCAGAAGGAGCTCTGCAAGATTCACATGCAGGCTGTCGCGCAACGCAAAGAAGCAGAGAAGATCGCCACCTTGGAGAGGCAAAGAATGGAAGAGATTCTGAACATCTGCGCTGAGTACGAGGCACAAGAAAAAGACGGTAAACCACACCCCAAGAAGAAACCTGCTCCTCCGGGGGGTAACTTCTCACCCCCACAACTTCCTCAAGTGTCTGTGAAGCAAGCAGAAGCAAAGGAAACGTCTCCACCACGGAAGGAGACAGATAACAACGAAGAGCAGAACGGAATCCCAGCAGCATCCTCACCAAAAGCAAGCTCCATGGCTGCTAATCTCGGCATCAAAGTCATCATTGATTCCCCCATTGTAAGAAGCAACACCTCCTTACAAGAAACCCCACACAAGGAGATGAATCAAGCTGCATCTCCTAGAGATCAGAATGTATGGTATGAGCCGCTGAAAGACGTCAGCagtacagcgccctcttgtgagaCTGCGCAGTCACCTAGGAGTAACGGAGAGCAGAGTCCTCCTCCCAAGCCACCGAGGTCAACAACAGTCAACTCCGAAGCTGAG CCTGAGTCCATGAACACTAAAGATATCGCTACCGCCATCTCCAAGCTTGAGGAAGCACGGGACAATTCCATCCAGAAAATTGAAGCTCTGGAGCGAAAACTGGATGATCTAGAAGTACAGGAGTCTGAAATGCTCAGAGAG ATGGAGATCGAAGCCGCGTTGTTGGAAGGTGAACATCGAAGCGAGTTGACCCAactacagcaacaacaacagcacatAGGCACACTTAAACGCACCAAGCACAGACTAGATAGACACGCTTCTGCAGAAAGAGAGAGG GAAAGAAAACAGGTCGACCAAGCACGGTTTGAGCTCAAACGGCTAGAACAACGCCACCTGGAAACAGAACGGCAACTCGAAGCATGTCCCATTGAGGACACTGCTCGCAAGCAGGCTCTGCTGTCCCAATACCAGCGGGAGGCGGAGAAACTGGAAGTGGAGAGGAAACGATTTGAAGATTTGGAGTTCCAACAGCTTGAGACGGAGGCTAGGATTGAAGAGGAGAGGGAGATCATGGAGCATGAATTATCTCTGGAGGAATCCAAGGAGGAAGAGAAAGTTAAGACGAGGAAG GTAAATGTGACAGACATAGACAAGCAGATGACTCATGTTATTACAGATGCTAAGATTGAAGCGGAGAAACTTGAGCATCATCAGAAAGAGACGGAGAGGGATCTAGCCAAG GAGAAGATTAGATTGGGCGATATTGAACGTCAGTACAACCGTCTTCTTTTATATTACTCCAAGAAGTCCTCACTACCTCGCGATGGAGAATCTCCAGATTTG ATCAAGATCCGGGAGCTTGCCGAGCGCCGTCTCCGTCTTCAGCCCGAGATGTCGCTAAGCGATGAGTTCCTCGCTAAGCGCAAGTACAACTCCCTCCCGAGAGACTTAAAGGGAGGTCCTCCGAGTGATTCGTCCTCAAGTCCCTCCCAGCTCTCCCCGGCCTCTTCCCATAACAGTCTACCCAGGAAGGGAGGAACCCTCGGAGATATCGAGAGAAATAGACGGATGACGCTGGAAGAGACAG GAGACAGACTCATCGAAGAAGAGAAACAGCGCTTATGCGATCTCCGTCGTCGAGCAACCAACGAAGCCCGCGTCCAATGGGAAGAGAGGAAGCAACGCGAGCAGCATCTCTCGATGCCGCTACTCTCCCCCGGTTCCCTGCATGGTGGTCCTGCTAGCCCTACTACGTCGGCGTACAGCTCGCCCTGTCAGTCTATTGGGTCTCCTCTTCCTCTAGTGGTTGACTCTCCGATGAGTGATTGTACAAGTGTCTCGAGTTTCGAGAGTCTCGACGGACATCTCGAGACGTCGGGAGTTTATTCTGGAAACTCAACTCCGTCCAGAACATTCAGCGCTGG CTTCACCAAGGAGGAGCGAGACAAACTTAGCGAGATGGAACGTCTTCTGAAAGAGGCTCAGGCTGAGAAACAAGCCCTCCTCGATCAGCAGGTACCCAATAAAGCACGTCATCATATACAACCAGTC AATCGTCTGAGGCAGGCAGAAGAACAGCTCCTGAGGGATGAGCAGCACAAGAGGGAAGAGCTAGAGAGGCAACTAATGGACGAGACGGAGAGACGAGAAGAGTTGGTTAATACCCAAGTGAGAATGAGAGAGAAACAAAGAAGCGTCCAA TCTCGACCGTTAACAAGGTTCTTACCCTGCTCCAGTCAAGATTTTGATTTAAGGAATCACATTGAGAATGCGGGACACAATGTACAGATTTGTAAAGAG CTAACGATATCCAGAAACACCTGTCGAGGCTACATGATAAAGATGGGCGGACGCATCAAGACATGGCGACGTCGCTGGTTCGTCTTCAATCGAGTCAAACGCTCCTTCCTCTATTACTCCTCAGATCGGGACGAGCTCCGACCCAAAGGAGGCATGTACTTCCAGGCTATCCAAGACGTCTACTTCGATCACTTGAGACCCCACAAGAGTCCAGACCCGAAGTTGACATTCTGCGTCAAGACCAAGGAGAGGACGTTTTTCCTGGTGGCGCCGACGGCCGAGGCGATGCGTATATGGATGGACGTGATTGTGACGGGCGCGGAAGGGTACAAGGAGTTTCAGTGA
- the LOC139951272 gene encoding uncharacterized protein isoform X2 translates to MESSELIVTDHVLTSEELNDLRMNSGWEDSIKRTQKIIQDGSLELTETGKALKVQSERPHLVSLGGSRISTAITLLPLQEGKTCIGTLDAKTPQDIVIQGKNVEPEQCWIENRNNTVTLIPLGPCTVDGDTVVDPTRLTQGAMLCFGKSCYFRFNNPSEAKQLKQGTSLNITQQHVPGSLDFANSNTDRLNANVTTSTTQQNGVSHHMDYTPARVQHIPTVCFTNSNSNHNADTRSNRLEQSIEAELKEIMRQVSTEDEYESEMYSNKYAMMESPEKDYIHEPRDIIPSTSSTDSSGSEMWPEAGHLESSASPLFFSNHGEIRETAITDDDIDGEESEANATSEYQPPVSTIRSKFEEVIKNNSPSPTRKHFHIPTSPRGTLEKDHHKIGPQSPTRVKLGQSSLYTNKNSLTTQTRRSENDRSSSDSSLSSTSLTTVTSTATTATTEREWSGSDQSGVSVTLTSSLSDVKSTNSTVSIETPGSASSVVHRDPLKMSSPVPPLSPDQRFFAPPETDIRHTLIVDPDDFDDATQKELCKIHMQAVAQRKEAEKIATLERQRMEEILNICAEYEAQEKDGKPHPKKKPAPPGGNFSPPQLPQVSVKQAEAKETSPPRKETDNNEEQNGIPAASSPKASSMAANLGIKVIIDSPIVRSNTSLQETPHKEMNQAASPRDQNVWYEPLKDVSSTAPSCETAQSPRSNGEQSPPPKPPRSTTVNSEAEPESMNTKDIATAISKLEEARDNSIQKIEALERKLDDLEVQESEMLREMEIEAALLEGEHRSELTQLQQQQQHIGTLKRTKHRLDRHASAERERERKQVDQARFELKRLEQRHLETERQLEACPIEDTARKQALLSQYQREAEKLEVERKRFEDLEFQQLETEARIEEEREIMEHELSLEESKEEEKVKTRKVNVTDIDKQMTHVITDAKIEAEKLEHHQKETERDLAKEKIRLGDIERQYNRLLLYYSKKSSLPRDGESPDLIKIRELAERRLRLQPEMSLSDEFLAKRKYNSLPRDLKGGPPSDSSSSPSQLSPASSHNSLPRKGGTLGDIERNRRMTLEETGDRLIEEEKQRLCDLRRRATNEARVQWEERKQREQHLSMPLLSPGSLHGGPASPTTSAYSSPCQSIGSPLPLVVDSPMSDCTSVSSFESLDGHLETSGVYSGNSTPSRTFSAGFTKEERDKLSEMERLLKEAQAEKQALLDQQNRLRQAEEQLLRDEQHKREELERQLMDETERREELVNTQVRMREKQRSVQSRPLTRFLPCSSQDFDLRNHIENAGHNVQICKELTISRNTCRGYMIKMGGRIKTWRRRWFVFNRVKRSFLYYSSDRDELRPKGGMYFQAIQDVYFDHLRPHKSPDPKLTFCVKTKERTFFLVAPTAEAMRIWMDVIVTGAEGYKEFQ, encoded by the exons GTGCAATGCTCTGCTTCGGCAAATCCTGCTACTTCCGATTCAACAACCCCTCCGAAGCGAAACAGCTCAAACAGGGGACTTCCCTCAACATAACCCAGCAGCATGTCCCCGGTAGTCTAGACTTCGCAAACAGTAACACCGACCGACTTAACGCCAACGTGACAACATCGACGACACAACAGAATGGCGTATCGCATCACATGGATTACACGCCAGCTCGGGTGCAGCACATCCCGACTGTGTGTTTCACGAACAGCAACAGTAACCACAACGCGGACACTCGGTCGAACCGGTTAGAGCAGAGCATCGAAGCGGAGCTCAAGGAGATCATGAGGCAAGTCTCGACAGAGGATGAATATGAGAGCGAGATGTACTCAAATAAATACGCAATGATGGAATCTCCCGAGAAGGATTACATCCACGAACCTCGGGATATTATCCCCAGCACGTCGTCGACGGACTCGAGCGGCAGCGAAATGTGGCCAGAAGCGGGGCATCTTGAGTCGTCTGCGTCCCCattatttttctcaaatcacggtGAGATCCGAGAAACTGCCATCACTGATGATGATATTGATGGAGAGGAAAGCGAGGCAAATGCAACGAGCGAGTACCAGCCGCCGGTCAGTACGATAAGGTCAAAGTTCGAGGAGGTGATCAAAAACAATAGTCCGAGCCCAACCAGGAAGCATTTTCATATCCCGACGAGTCCACGTGGAACTCTAGAGAAAGATCACCATAAGATCGGCCCGCAATCCCCTACTAGGGTCAAGCTGGGTCAGAGTAGTCTATACAccaataagaactcactcaCCACCCAGACTCGTAGGTCTGAGAATGACAGGTCTTCGAGCGATTCGAGTCTGAGCTCAACGTCTCTCACGACGGTCACGAGCACCGCAACGACGGCAACAACGGAGAGAGAGTGGTCAGGATCTGATCAATCCGGAGTCAGTGTGACTCTGACGTCTTCACTATCCGACGTCAAATCCACAAATTCAACGGTCAGCATTGAGACTCCGGGCTCGGCGAGTTCGGTCGTTCACAGAGATCCCCTCAAAATGTCCTCACCTGTCCCTCCTCTAAGTCCAGATCAGAGATTCTTTGCTCCTCCCGAGACGGACATTCGTCACACCCTCATTGTCGACCCGGACGATTTTGACGACGCCACGCAGAAGGAGCTCTGCAAGATTCACATGCAGGCTGTCGCGCAACGCAAAGAAGCAGAGAAGATCGCCACCTTGGAGAGGCAAAGAATGGAAGAGATTCTGAACATCTGCGCTGAGTACGAGGCACAAGAAAAAGACGGTAAACCACACCCCAAGAAGAAACCTGCTCCTCCGGGGGGTAACTTCTCACCCCCACAACTTCCTCAAGTGTCTGTGAAGCAAGCAGAAGCAAAGGAAACGTCTCCACCACGGAAGGAGACAGATAACAACGAAGAGCAGAACGGAATCCCAGCAGCATCCTCACCAAAAGCAAGCTCCATGGCTGCTAATCTCGGCATCAAAGTCATCATTGATTCCCCCATTGTAAGAAGCAACACCTCCTTACAAGAAACCCCACACAAGGAGATGAATCAAGCTGCATCTCCTAGAGATCAGAATGTATGGTATGAGCCGCTGAAAGACGTCAGCagtacagcgccctcttgtgagaCTGCGCAGTCACCTAGGAGTAACGGAGAGCAGAGTCCTCCTCCCAAGCCACCGAGGTCAACAACAGTCAACTCCGAAGCTGAG CCTGAGTCCATGAACACTAAAGATATCGCTACCGCCATCTCCAAGCTTGAGGAAGCACGGGACAATTCCATCCAGAAAATTGAAGCTCTGGAGCGAAAACTGGATGATCTAGAAGTACAGGAGTCTGAAATGCTCAGAGAG ATGGAGATCGAAGCCGCGTTGTTGGAAGGTGAACATCGAAGCGAGTTGACCCAactacagcaacaacaacagcacatAGGCACACTTAAACGCACCAAGCACAGACTAGATAGACACGCTTCTGCAGAAAGAGAGAGG GAAAGAAAACAGGTCGACCAAGCACGGTTTGAGCTCAAACGGCTAGAACAACGCCACCTGGAAACAGAACGGCAACTCGAAGCATGTCCCATTGAGGACACTGCTCGCAAGCAGGCTCTGCTGTCCCAATACCAGCGGGAGGCGGAGAAACTGGAAGTGGAGAGGAAACGATTTGAAGATTTGGAGTTCCAACAGCTTGAGACGGAGGCTAGGATTGAAGAGGAGAGGGAGATCATGGAGCATGAATTATCTCTGGAGGAATCCAAGGAGGAAGAGAAAGTTAAGACGAGGAAG GTAAATGTGACAGACATAGACAAGCAGATGACTCATGTTATTACAGATGCTAAGATTGAAGCGGAGAAACTTGAGCATCATCAGAAAGAGACGGAGAGGGATCTAGCCAAG GAGAAGATTAGATTGGGCGATATTGAACGTCAGTACAACCGTCTTCTTTTATATTACTCCAAGAAGTCCTCACTACCTCGCGATGGAGAATCTCCAGATTTG ATCAAGATCCGGGAGCTTGCCGAGCGCCGTCTCCGTCTTCAGCCCGAGATGTCGCTAAGCGATGAGTTCCTCGCTAAGCGCAAGTACAACTCCCTCCCGAGAGACTTAAAGGGAGGTCCTCCGAGTGATTCGTCCTCAAGTCCCTCCCAGCTCTCCCCGGCCTCTTCCCATAACAGTCTACCCAGGAAGGGAGGAACCCTCGGAGATATCGAGAGAAATAGACGGATGACGCTGGAAGAGACAG GAGACAGACTCATCGAAGAAGAGAAACAGCGCTTATGCGATCTCCGTCGTCGAGCAACCAACGAAGCCCGCGTCCAATGGGAAGAGAGGAAGCAACGCGAGCAGCATCTCTCGATGCCGCTACTCTCCCCCGGTTCCCTGCATGGTGGTCCTGCTAGCCCTACTACGTCGGCGTACAGCTCGCCCTGTCAGTCTATTGGGTCTCCTCTTCCTCTAGTGGTTGACTCTCCGATGAGTGATTGTACAAGTGTCTCGAGTTTCGAGAGTCTCGACGGACATCTCGAGACGTCGGGAGTTTATTCTGGAAACTCAACTCCGTCCAGAACATTCAGCGCTGG CTTCACCAAGGAGGAGCGAGACAAACTTAGCGAGATGGAACGTCTTCTGAAAGAGGCTCAGGCTGAGAAACAAGCCCTCCTCGATCAGCAG AATCGTCTGAGGCAGGCAGAAGAACAGCTCCTGAGGGATGAGCAGCACAAGAGGGAAGAGCTAGAGAGGCAACTAATGGACGAGACGGAGAGACGAGAAGAGTTGGTTAATACCCAAGTGAGAATGAGAGAGAAACAAAGAAGCGTCCAA TCTCGACCGTTAACAAGGTTCTTACCCTGCTCCAGTCAAGATTTTGATTTAAGGAATCACATTGAGAATGCGGGACACAATGTACAGATTTGTAAAGAG CTAACGATATCCAGAAACACCTGTCGAGGCTACATGATAAAGATGGGCGGACGCATCAAGACATGGCGACGTCGCTGGTTCGTCTTCAATCGAGTCAAACGCTCCTTCCTCTATTACTCCTCAGATCGGGACGAGCTCCGACCCAAAGGAGGCATGTACTTCCAGGCTATCCAAGACGTCTACTTCGATCACTTGAGACCCCACAAGAGTCCAGACCCGAAGTTGACATTCTGCGTCAAGACCAAGGAGAGGACGTTTTTCCTGGTGGCGCCGACGGCCGAGGCGATGCGTATATGGATGGACGTGATTGTGACGGGCGCGGAAGGGTACAAGGAGTTTCAGTGA